Proteins encoded within one genomic window of Chrysemys picta bellii isolate R12L10 chromosome 6, ASM1138683v2, whole genome shotgun sequence:
- the RMI1 gene encoding recQ-mediated genome instability protein 1, with protein sequence MSASSVAGKVETWLSSTWHVKVPLTWLEACINWIQQENGCNLTQAQINKQVFEQWLLTDLRDLDYPVLPNCILDGPKGELNGFYSIQIDSLVDVSQPAYSQLQKIRGKNTVNEEVTANTQAPQKSWEAKPTRMLMLQLTDGIHQIQGMEYQPVPVLHSNLPPGTKITIQGKTAYRLGVLLLKSENVKLLGGEVDALLEEYAQERVLARLIGEAENPNPVKQHDHKQGILGAVDELGQTLGPSDEELLASLDENDEFTINHVIPLESGYCSRSNNSDTATHLLLSSNENYSQQGFGIFLPGANEEQSVPAVAYVDGDLDDLSLEDDLFLEEEIQEEIQTVQLPVVNKTIDIITQRLSHMPRSSLSYTSEKDGRVQLDSVSKEKSCGSELSVGDESSTSNFSLHHNVQHSQSFSNFSSLENVLEQKCNKIDVVKSSQKNCSFSGNRLLNKRPVKKTDSEINKQNYCVQTFSYRTTEKCKSLELDSPPFTYISVLLANTPETVTTVKVKAFIVTLTGNLTSSSGFWSIMAKISDGTAYLEVDIADEILTSLIGFSVPEMKQLRKDPILHQKLKDGLQKCQRELIDLCCLMTIEFNPFQSKATVLILQDVDAVDLENLKKRLDK encoded by the coding sequence ATGAGTGCATCTAGTGTTGCAGGAAAAGTGGAAACCTGGCTTTCTTCTACGTGGCATGTTAAAGTTCCTCTGACTTGGCTAGAAGCTTGTATTAACTGGATCCAACAAGAAAATGGTTGTAATTTAACTCAAGCTCAGATTAACAAACAGGTATTTGAGCAGTGGCTTCTTACAGATCTGAGAGATTTGGACTATCCTGTTTTGCCTAACTGCATCTTAGATGGTCCAAAAGGAGAACTGAATGGCTTTTATTCCATACAGATTGATTCACTGGTGGATGTTAGCCAGCCTGCGTATTCCCAGTTGCAAAAGATAAGAGGAAAAAATACTGTAAATGAAGAAGTAACAGCCAACACTCAGGCACCCCAAAAGTCCTGGGAAGCAAAGCCTACTCGAATGCTGATGCTGCAGCTAACTGATGGAATACATCAAATTCAGGGTATGGAATACCAACCCGTTCCTGTCCTCCATAGTAATCTTCCACCAGGTACAAAAATTACAATACAGGGTAAGACTGCATATCGTCTTGGAGTTCTTTTGCTAAAATCAGAAAATGTGAAATTGTTGGGGGGCGAAGTAGATGCTCTTTTAGAAGAGTATGCTCAGGAAAGAGTCCTTGCCAGATTAATTGGAGAAGCTGAGAACCCTAATCCTGTCAAGCAGCATGATCATAAACAAGGAATTTTAGGAGCGGTTGATGAACTAGGACAAACTCTAGGACCTTCAGATGAAGAGCTTCTAGCAAGTCTTGATGAAAATGACGAATTTACCATAAATCATGTGATTCCTTTAGAAAGTGGATATTGTAGCAGAAGTAATAACTCAGATACAGCCACTCATTTGCTCCTTTCAAGCAATGAAAACTACTCACAACAGGGATTTGGGATCTTCTTGCCTGGGGCAAATGAAGAACAAAGTGTTCCAGCTGTGGCATATGTTGATGGAGATTTAGATGACCTCTCATTGGAAGATGACTTGTTTTTAGAAGAAGAGATCCAAGAAGAAATTCAGACAGTGCAGTTACCGGTGGTAAACAAAACCATAGATATAATTACACAAAGACTTTCACATATGCCTAGATCTTCACTAAGTTACACATCTGAAAAAGATGGCAGGGTTCAGTTGGATTCAGTTAGCAAAGAAAAATCCTGTGGGAGTGAACTGTCTGTTGGTGATGAAAGTAGTACAAGTAATTTTTCACTACACCATAATGTACAACACTCCCAGAGCTTTAGCAATTTCTCCTCCTTGGAAAATGTTCTTGAACAGAAGTGTAATAAAATAGATGTAGTTAAGAGCAGTCAAAAAAATTGTAGTTTTTCTGGTAACAGATTGTTAAACAAAAGACCAGTTAAAAAAACTGATTCAgagataaacaaacaaaattattgTGTACAAACCTTTTCTTACAGAACAACAGAGAAATGCAAAAGTCTTGAGTTAGATTCCCCACCTTTTACATATATTTCTGTTCTACTCGCAAATACCCCAGAAACTGTTACAACAGTGAAAGTTAAAGCTTTTATTGTAACCCttactggaaatctcacaagcAGCAGTGGCTTCTGGAGTATaatggcaaaaatctctgacgGTACCGCTTATCTAGAGGTAGACATTGCTGATGAAATTCTAACAAGCTTAATTGGATTTTCAGTGCCTGAAATGAAACAGTTAAGGAAAGATCCCATTCTACATCAAAAGCTTAAGGATGGTTTACAGAAATGCCAAAGAGAACTGATAGATCTTTGTTGTTTGATGACTATTGAATTTAACCCCTTTCAATCTAAAGCAACAGTACTAATTTTACAAGATGTTGATGCAGTAGATCTAGAAAACTTGAAGAAACGTTTAGATAAATAA